The genomic stretch TCTAGAGGGGATAAACATCTTCCCTCCTAGGAAGGAGGGATTGAGGGAGGTGTATTTCCATTAGCTTCAAACTGAAAAATATATGCTTCAATCGCTCGCAAAACATTGTCCATATCTCTTAAAACTTCAGCATCTGAAAATCGAAGCACATTTATACCAAGTTCGTTCAAACGATTTTTCTTTATTACATCTTTCTCCCAAACTTCTTCAAGTTGATGGGAATAACCATCCACCTCTACGGCCAACTGTAATTTGTTGCAGAAAAAGTCAACTATATATTCATCAATAGGCTTTTGCCTGTGAAAATCGTATCCGTGCATCTGGTCACGTTTTAGCTTTTGCCATAGCCGTACTTCAGATTTCGTAGCATTCCTCCTGAGTTCCCTTGCAAGTTCCTTAAGCTTTGGATTATATTTGATAATCATTTTGCA from Flagellimonas oceani encodes the following:
- a CDS encoding endonuclease domain-containing protein; the protein is MIIKYNPKLKELARELRRNATKSEVRLWQKLKRDQMHGYDFHRQKPIDEYIVDFFCNKLQLAVEVDGYSHQLEEVWEKDVIKKNRLNELGINVLRFSDAEVLRDMDNVLRAIEAYIFQFEANGNTPPSIPPS